The Pyrenophora tritici-repentis strain M4 chromosome 3, whole genome shotgun sequence genome has a window encoding:
- a CDS encoding KfrA-N domain containing protein, which yields MMARLNETSKDAHDQGAQNDTQTIPAESHLEYGDFENDDDLTEAEKATIRQKLATRKRQVTFGRGDGQGNSEDEGNDVNAAERRRQSCRQSLKKAVKPADKTSIELGYDDDTDDMYLRFYGIHDNDEREILADMRNVDDFTACIAEHAESVFGHLADLLSQIAEQAEQLDQAHNEARVQQEAADARVERAQTQARAAAADELAQVTQKCNRMITTKNSYASRLAVLEDELAASRESNVKLYSQISDLYNERSVLQQHAGVPTNGNLYDTRPAQFQSSPPPMTANPFIGTGTHDLMLPPPMAHHQKNRPLARSAVSDNLTATGAKLKDIDIFRGDSTDKEDYKYWRRSARNFLNKTTIHTTVQDQLDYLIDHLRGPAAAQVEYRAAPGARNAYVTAEEVLTELDRIFDTVDKVTEASAALHDSGSGGLKQRDNESFNTWVARFTSTVAPLNLGDNEMIQHAIRLMKFGRNAGLQFRHEQRK from the exons ATGATGGCCCGACTAAACGAGACGAGCAAGGATGCCCACGACCAGGGTGCTCAGAACGACACACAAACCATTCCAGCAGAGTCGCACCTTGAGTACGGCGACTTTGAGAATGACGACGACCTCACCGAAGCGGAGAAGGCGACTATTAGACAGAAGCTCGCCACCCGCAAGAGACAGGTCACTTTTGGCCGTGGAGACGGCCAAGGCAACAGCGAGGACGAGGGCAATGACGTCAACGCCGCTGAACGCCGACGACAGTCTTGTAGACAGTCTCTTAAGAAAGCCGTTAAGCCAGCGGATAAGACTTCTATAGAACTAGGctacgacgacgacacgGATGACATGTATCTACGTTTTTATGGCATCCACGACAACGATGAGCGCGAGATCCTCGCGGACATGAGGAACGTTGACGACTTCACCGCTTGCATCGCTGAACATGCTGAGAGTGTCTTTGGACACCTAGCAGATTTGCTTAGTCAGATAGCTGAACAAGCCGAACAGCTAGACCAAGCACATAATGAAGCCCGTGTACAACAAGAAGCAGCTGACGCCCGCGTGGAGCGCGCCCAGACGCAAGCTCGCGCTGCCGCCGCAGACGAGCTTGCCCAAGTCACCCAGAAATGCAACCGCATGATCACTACTAAGAACAGCTACGCTTCACGGCTAGCAGTGCTCGAAGACGAGCTTGCAGCCTCGCGCGAGTCAAACGTGAAGCTCTACTCCCAGATTAGCGACCTCTACAACGAGAGGAGTGTCCTGCAACAGCACGCGGGCGTCCCGACGAATGGAAATTTATATGACACGCGCCCAGCTCAGTTCCAGTCGTCCCCTCCTCCAATGACTGCGAACCCGTTCATTGGCACTGGCACTCACGACTTGATGCTGCCTCCCCCTATGGCACATCATCAGAAAAACCGACCCCTAGCTCGGTCTGCTGTATCGGACAACCTCACTGCAACGGGTGCAAAGCTGAAGGATATTGACATCTTTCGCGGAGACAGCACCGACAAAGAGGACTACAAGTATTGGCGCCGCAGCGCCAGGAACTTCTTAAACAAAACTACTATCCACACAACTGTTCAAGATCAGCTCGACTACCTGATTGACCACTTGCGAGGACCAGCCGCTGCACAGGTGGAATATAGAGCAGCACCCGGAGCTCGTAACGCCTACGTGACAGCGGAAGAAGTCCTCACGGAACTTGATCGCATCTTTGACACGGTCGACAAGGTCACCgaagccagcgcagcgctACACGACAGCGGCTCTGGAGGATTAAAGCAACGCGACAATGAATCGTTTAACACCTGGGTAGCCCGCTTTACCTCTACAGTCGCACCATTGAACCTGGGCGACAACGAAATGATCCAGCACGCGATCCGACTCATGAAGTTTGGTCGTAACGCAGGTTTACAATTCCGCCATG AGCAGCGGAAATAA
- a CDS encoding PRP38-assoc domain containing protein: MFRTINAISDNVSTGGRHPRRSSDMQPPPQPSVTDFPIGRKKRKDKAPATPRSQDSSRERPKDTASDTQQTISQGPAPKHEPVRRSEPGRRSTFGYPALPVTEGDSQEPTMVPHDPADIYDVIVGSCRLQSLRNKNVLSAKITHSEFTFITIVQNETEDEFELYLGRESPLEEFQVPVCTDDDLLELATSNTAFLRSLAIELMKFAAACAPILDANIDAITKEAHEAAVNRLRLRITKAEAKLSWYEKEVSKLTETIETTNAELEHTNRERNELKLEVERFYRPSSSKTAGCTNPTYQDWYEDWKHEEAQSIKFHGLYEEFFRKHQEERARADRYHQQRAERDADYEDVVAQNCALEEQLVQATENTRKLETSLTQQQREYNDVVARLQRYDHNFRPYTLQRREDRGRNSHLSTQRNRRHESPERRTDRRTASPNPYPSRQATPVVTRPAPRPRGDSHSRSRSRSRRDRANPLNQDPHQYIPPPYNGQQSVQQAASTVGGLSLSFKLPDIEVWKGNDDTKNYDKWRRSAIQKCESLPEDKQLAYLEMKVDGAAWQYIDDLKFEHYLDLLEGLDPYYARSTYEKVSEAQSQLADGSLKMGSSESFADWRGRFMSVCRLVKLPDSAMIGYARAFLRPGLAAAASHAFDDEQENALVKFLDAARKSDLTQKQINQGKTAADKPRTKPRTRSPNDRNPARKARSGRGQHREATTTRTEWQKDAMAKAKVCFRCGETGHQARDKKGCAILDWDQIKPKLSSMHLYAMGADFDAEDDDSNASTEEEPDRIQELDWRKDIQQNRETRENHNRLKVAAARILSPEVGDQDNSQDVQDHYISAIAVKGHLRSTKQLRYDSYTLTSSKEWKKTTTLIDTGASASFVNRRWAKAMGLPIMSTSSPIQLSLADGKVVDTLNEAVEIQVKHGSHLSPVVCFVADVGDFDLILGMTWLEDHDPGLTFSPRSMKFSSSHCTSCCLDHGLPETVYGDGKTPSLSESRQTTPVGEICIITAKAAYLMAAHNPDEAIWVEPQDWEKLADPPDDNNDCDLDSFKRNIARLAAVTQEDYDHYMNKMESPHMTEAEIRKLVPDWLYSKMPDLFSPIQAGKLAPHREGVDHEIDTDGRIHKPKIYGLTRTETRAIKAYIDDMLGRGFIRPSTSPYASPVLVVKKPGGGLRICVDYRQLNAITKKNRNAPPSIKETLARMAKVRWMTIVDVVAAFNTVRIKEGDEEKTAFLTRYGLYEYVVMPFGLCNAPGTFQTFINETLREYLDDICTAYLDDVLIYTCDDDESVHEADVIKVLSKIRDAGLHLDPTKCKFKVKKVKYLGLILTTEGIEMDPKKVSTILDWQIPRSVKDVQSFLGFANFYRRFIKGFSYIAKALTELTRKDGEGKDQRHQFPLIADSKAIQAFHRLKDAFKTAGVLAHFDPDLETWLETDASDFVTAAILSQKDATGVLRPVAFLSHKMNPAECNYEIYDKELLAIVNAFEQWRFELSGTDDPIMVLSDHQALQTFMTTKRLNRRQARWAEFMAEFNFIIKYRPGKQGTKPDALTRRPGDLPESPDDIRRRHQLQVVIKPDQVDPEARVCTINIAKDGGSRHAVYLANLITQRTLPDSIPAVAQMLYQLSEEDNISERYAVLAALPGIEPEGGENGVSHDLTSKRSLCAADNVTISPITTPIAATSAPAIPNETPAAINVPAPPNNELTIDALLDNIKAAYKDDKVLQAIVKAKKDGLRRLPFKLIHGEEHLRLELGDCEITDELLYVRNKVYVPAGAVRTQVIEQAHKSVCGGHSGKHELYSKLSRWYYWPRMTTDVAQYVRACLTCKRSKAYREGKHGLLHPLPIPSKYWSSISIDFITHLPPCRHNGQTFTDILVVVDRLTKKKKFIPMASMTTDALVVAFIEYIWREEGFPEEIISDRGAQFVSYFWKRLCQRLGVRPKFSTAHHPQTDGQTENANSYLKQYLRAYHQQHNWQVAFLRD; this comes from the exons ATGTTTAGAACTATCAACGCCATTAGCGACAACGTCTCTACCGGCGGCCGCCACCCCCGCCGATCTAGCGACATGCAGCCTCCTCCACAGCCCAGCGTGACTGACTTCCCTATTGGCCGCAAGAAGCGCAAAGACAAAGCGCCCGCGACCCCCCGCAGCCAAGACTCCAGCCGCGAGCGACCTAAGGATACTGCATCCGACACCCAACAAACTATTAGCCAAGGCCCCGCTCCTAAGCATGAGCCTGTTCGTCGATCCGAACCAGGCCGTCGAAGCACCTTCGGCTACCCCGCACTTCCAGTTACAGAAGGAGACAGCCAAGAGCCCACAATGGTACCACACGACCCTGCCGACATCTACGATGTTATAGTTGGCAGTTGTCGACTCCAATCCCTCAGAAACAAGAACGTCTTGTCTGCCAAGATTACTCACTCTGAGTTCACGTTCATCACTATTGTACAAAACGAGACTGAGGATGAATTTGAGCTGTACCTAGGCCGAGAATCTCCCCTGGAAGAATTCCAAGTCCCCGTCTGCACTGACGACGACTTATTGGAGCTAGCCACTTCAAACACCGCGTTCCTGCGCTCTCTAGCTATTGAGCTCATGAAGTTCGCCGCTGCTTGCGCTCCTATCCTGGACGCGAACATCGATGCAATAACCAAGGAAGCTCACGAAGCCGCTGTTAACCGCTTACGCCTTCGCATCACTAAGGCTGAAGCTAAGCTTAGCTGGTACGAGAAGGAAGTCTCAAAGCTGACTGAGACTATTGAGACTACTAATGCTGAGTTGGAACACACCAACCGAGAGCGTAATGAGCTTAAGCTAGAGGTCGAGCGCTTTTATCGTCCTTCATCCTCCAAGACCGCCGGTTGCACTAACCCTACTTACCAAGACTGGTATGAGGACTGGAAACACGAAGAAGCGCAGTCCATTAAGTTCCACGGCCTGTACGAGGAGTTCTTCAGGAAGCACCAGGAAGAGCGCGCCCGCGCAGACCGCTATCACCAGCAGCGCGCAGAACGCGACGCCGACTACGAAGATGTGGTCGCCCAGAACTGCGCACTTGAAGAACAACTTGTCCAAGCTACTGAGAATACCCGCAAGCTAGAGACCTCTCTAACTCAGCAACAGCGTGAGTACAATGACGTTGTTGCGCGCCTTCAGCGATATGATCATAACTTCCGCCCGTACACcttgcagcgtcgcgagGACCGCGGTCGTAACAGTCATCTATCTACTCAGCGCAACCGACGACACGAGTCACCTGAGCGCCGTACAGATCGCCGCACTGCATCACCTAACCCGTATCCTAGCCGACAAGCCACTCCTGTTGTTACTCGGCCTGCGCCTCGCCCTCGCGGCGACTCTCACTCAAGATCGCGCTCCCGCTCCCGCCGAGATCGCGCGAATCCGTTGAACCAAGATCCTCACCAATATATCCCTCCTCCATACAACGGCCAGCAATCAGTACAACAGGCAGCGTCCACAGTTGGAGGTCTAAGCCTTTCCTTTAAGCTCCCCGACATTGAAGTCTGGAAAGGCAACGATGATACCAAGAACTACGACAAGTGGCGTCGGTCAGCCATCCAGAAGTGCGAATCTCTGCCTGAAGACAAGCAATTGGCCTACTTGGAGATGAAGGTGGACGGCGCAGCATGGCAATATATTGACGATCTCAAGTTCGAACACTACTTGGACCTTCTTGAAGGACTGGACCCATACTACGCGCGCTCTACCTACGAGAAGGTCTCAGAAGCACAGTCGCAACTCGCTGATGGCTCTCTCAAGATGGGATCGTCTGAATCCTTTGCAGATTGGCGTGGGCGCTTTATGAGCGTGTGTCGCCTAGTGAAGCTTCCAGACAGCGCCATGATTGGCTACGCTCGCGCTTTCCTGCGACCTGgcctcgccgccgccgcctcaCACGCCTTTGACGATGAGCAAGAGAATGCTCTTGTCAAGTTCCTTGACGCCGCCCGCAAGTCTGATCTAACACAGAAACAGATTAATCAAGGCAAGACCGCTGCTGACAAACCTCGCACCAAGCCGCGCACGCGCTCCCCAAATGATCGTAATCCTGCACGAAAGGCTCGCTCTGGCCGAGGACAACATCGCGAAGCTACTACGACGCGCACAGAGTGGCAGAAGGACGCAATGGCTAAGGCTAAGGTCTGCTTCCGTTGTGGCGAGACTGGTCACCAGGCGCGCGATAAGAAGGGTTGCGCAATCTTAGACTGGGACCAAATCAAGCCTAAGCTTAGTAGTATGCATCTCTATGCTATGGGAGCGGACTTCGAcgccgaagacgacgacTCTAATGCTTCCACTGAAGAGGAGCCTGA TCGCATTCAGGAGCTAGACTGGCGCAAGGACATACAACAGAACCGCGAGACGCGAGAAAACCATAACCGTCTCAAGGTCGCTGCCGCCAGGATACTATCTCCAGAAGTCGGAGATCAGGACAACTCACAAGACGTCCAAGACCACTACATCTCTGCGATCGCCGTTAAGGGCCATCTTCGATCTACTAAACAACTACGTTACGACTCCTACACCCTCACTTCTTCTAAGGAATGGAAAAAGACAACTACTCTTATCGACACAGGCGCTAGCGCTTCCTTTGTGAACAGGCGATGGGCTAAAGCCATGGGCCTGCCCATAATGTCTACCTCTTCACCTATCCAGCTTTCTCTCGCGGATGGGAAGGTTGTTGATACATTGAATGAAGCCGTGGAAATCCAAGTCAAACACGGCAGCCACTTATCACCAGTCGTGTGCTTCGTCGCTGACGTAGGAGACTTTGATCTTATCCTTGGTATGACTTGGCTGGAAGACCACGACCCCGGTCTCACCTTCTCACCGCGGAGCATGAAGTTCTCTTCTTCACATTGTACTTCATGTTGTCTCGACCACGGTCTCCCTGAGACAGTATACGGCGACGGCAAGACTCCATCACTTTCAGAATCTCGGCAAACCACGCCCGTGGGCGAGATCTGCATTATCACCGCCAAGGCCGCCTACCTCATGGCTGCGCACAACCCAGACGAAGCCATCTGGGTCGAACCACAAGACTGGGAGAAGCTTGCTGACCCTCCAGACGACAATAACGATTGCGATTTAGACTCCTTCAAACGCAACATCGCCCGCCTCGCCGCCGTCACACAAGAGGACTACGACCACTATATGAACAAGATGGAGAGTCCACATATGACGGAAGCGGAGATCCGCAAACTGGTGCCAGACTGGTTGTACAGCAAGATGCCAGACTTGTTCAGTCCTATACAAGCAGGGAAGTTGGCACCTCATCGCGAAGGCGTTGACCATGAGATTGACACCGACGGACGCATTCACAAGCCTAAGATCTATGGGCTCACACGAACGGAGACCAGGGCCATCAAGGCCTACATCGACGACATGCTCGGACGCGGATTCATCCGACCGTCCACATCTCCGTACGCGTCACCTGTCTTAGTTGTCAAGAAACCAGGTGGCGGACTTCGCATCTGCGTTGACTACCGTCAGCTCAACgccatcaccaagaagaacCGCAACGCTCCACCCTCCATCAAGGAAACGCTGGCCCGCATGGCCAAGGTACGATGGATGACGATTGTCGACGTTGTGGCTGCATTCAACACTGTTCGGATCAAAGAAGGCGATGAAGAAAAGACAGCCTTTCTCACTCGGTATGGGCTATACGAATACGTTGTCATGCCCTTCGGCCTCTGCAATGCGCCTGGCACTTTCCAGACCTTTATCAATGAGACACTCCGCGAGTACCTTGACGATATCTGTACAGCTTACCTCGACGACGTCCTTATATACACCTgcgacgatgacgagtcAGTTCATGAAGCCGACGTCATCAAGGTCCTCTCTAAGATACGCGACGCTGGCCTCCATCTTGATCCCACGAAGTGCAAATTCAAGGTCAAGAAAGTGAAGTACCTAGGCCTCATCCTCACTACAGAGGGCATCGAAATGGATCCAAAAAAGGTCTCCACTATACTAGACTGGCAAATACCGCGCTCAGTCAAAGACGTCCAGTCTTTCCTTGGTTTCGCCAACTTCTACCGTCGCTTCATCAAAGGCTTCTCCTACATCGCAAAAGCCTTGACAGAACTCACGCGCAAGGATGGCGAAGGCAAGGACCAGAGACATCAGTTCCCgctcatcgctgatagcaAAGCTATACAAGCTTTCCATCGACTTAAGGACGCCTTTAAGACTGCAGGAGTCCTTGCACACTTCGATCCTGACCTAGAGACTTGGTTGGAAACCGATGCCTCAGATTTCGTTACTGCAGCTATCCTCTCTCAGAAGGACGCGACAGGAGTCCTCCGCCCAGTTGCTTTCCTATCGCACAAGATGAACCCTGCGGAATGCAATTATGAGATATACGACAAGGAACTCCTAGCTATTGTCAACGCCTTTGAGCAATGGCGCTTTGAGCTGTCTGGTACTGATGATCCTATTATGGTGTTGTCTGACCATCAAGCCCTTCAGACCTTTATGACCACAAAGCGCCTCAACAGACGCCAAGCCCGTTGGGCGGAATTCATGGCAGAGTTCAACTTCATTATCAAGTACAGGCCAGGCAAGCAGGGCACGAAGCCAGACGCTTTGACAAGGCGTCCTGGCGACCTACCCGAGTCACCCGACGACATCCGCCGTCGGCATCAACTCCAGGTAGTCATCAAGCCTGACCAAGTCGATCCTGAAGCGCGCGTCTGCACCATCAACATCGCCAAGGATGGAGGTTCTCGCCATGCAGTCTACCTCGCAAATCTCATCACACAGCGCACCCTTCCTGACTCTATCCCCGCAGTCGCGCAAATGCTGTATCAACTTAGCGAGGAAGACAACATCTCTGAACGGTACGCCGTCCTCGCCGCACTGCCTGGCATCGAGCCTGAGGGGGGAGAAAACGGCGTCTCCCATGACCTCACGAGCAAAAGATCGCTCTGTGCAGCCGATAACGTTACAATCTCGCCTATTACAACGCCAATCGCCGCAACTAGTGCGCCCGCGATACCAAACGAGACGCCCGCCGCAATTAATGTGCCCGCGCCACCGAACAACGAGCTGACTATTGATGCTCTGCTTGACAATATCAAGGCAGCATACAAGGATGATAAGGTGTTGCAGGCGATCGTCAAAGCCAAGAAGGACGGCCTACGACGCCTGCCGTTCAAACTCATACATGGAGAAGAGCACCTCAGGCTGGAACTTGGCGATTGCGAGATCACCGACGAACTACTCTATGTGCGCAACAAGGTCTACGTCCCCGCCGGCGCCGTTCGCACCCAAGTTATTGAACAAGCCCACAAGAGCGTCTGCGGTGGCCACAGCGGCAAACATGAGTTATACTCCAAGCTGTCGCGATGGTATTACTGGCCTAGGATGACCACGGACGTCGCGCAATATGTACGCGCGTGTCTGACTTGCAAGAGGAGCAAAGCATACCGAGAAGGCAAGCATGGGCTGCTGCATCCGCTACCAATCCCCAGCAAATACTGGTCCAGCATCTCTATAGACTTCATCACTCACCTGCCGCCCTGCAGGCATAACGGTCAAACGTTCACTGACATCCTCGTGGTAGTCGACCGActcaccaagaagaagaagttcatCCCAATGGCTAGTATGACCACCGACGCCCTTGTGGTAGCCTTTATCGAATACATCTGGCGAGAAGAGGGCTTTCCTGAGGAGATTATCTCAGACCGTGGAGCGCAGTTTGTCTCTTACTTTTGGAAGCGACTATGCCAGCGTCTGGGTGTACGCCCGAAGTTCTCGACCGCTCACCATCCCCAGACTGACGGACAAACCGAGAACGCGAACTCCTACCTCAAGCAATACCTACGCGCCTAT caccagcagcacaACTGGCAAGTCGCCTTTCTTCGCGACTAA
- a CDS encoding Chromo domain containing protein, with protein sequence MKTLQDELRASMQWAQAKQAEYANEGRLPAPAFKVGDQVMLDTRNLRTKRPSASLDLKNRGPFTIVRAINNTAYELDLPANMKRIHNVFHPWLLHLVDDNPLTGQTQDPEVPAEFDPEVEDDTEYTVEAIEDCRINKKLKDPAARGRKGKTTQGLLQYLVRWANYPDGPDNPSWEPYMNLADSADTVTRYHLDHPNKPPMHRKFKSLTGKQDMLVMRLHALSRV encoded by the coding sequence ATGAAAACGCTGCAGGACGAGCTGCGAGCTTCAATGCAATGGGCGCAAGCAAAACAAGCAGAATACGCCAATGAAGGAAGGCTACCCGCACCAGCTTTCAAAGTCGGCGACCAAGTGATGCTGGACACTCGCAACCTACGGACGAAAAGACCCTCCGCGTCATTAGACCTAAAGAACCGCGGTCCCTTTACTATCGTTCGcgccatcaacaacaccgcATACGAGCTAGATCTTCCCGCTAACATGAAGCGCATCCACAATGTCTTCCACCCATGGCTCTTACACTTGGTTGACGACAACCCACTTACTGGACAAACACAAGATCCTGAGGTCCCTGCGGAGTTCGACCCAGAAGTGGAAGACGACACTGAATACACTGTCGAAGCAATCGAAGACTGCCGCATTAATAAGAAGCTTAAGGATCCTGCCGCCCGCGGTCGCAAGGGCAAGACTACCCAAGGCCTGCTCCAATACTTGGTACGATGGGCAAACTATCCCGACGGCCCCGACAATCCTTCATGGGAACCATACATGAACCTCGCGGACTCCGCTGACACTGTGACGCGCTATCACCTTGATCACCCAAACAAGCCGCCTATGCACAGGAAGTTTAAGTCTCTCACAGGCAAACAAGATATGCTGGTTATGCGACTTCACGCTCTTAGTCGTGTCTAG
- a CDS encoding AraJ, Arabinose efflux permease: MYQIGNIYGITAIAVIGGGLFGFDISSMSAILPTQQYRCYFNQGPSGPPFTGPEEKCSGPTADVQGGITAAMPGGSFVGALVSGYLTDKLGRKKAIQIGCLIWIIGSIISCAAQNIGMLIGGRFINGLSVGICSAQVPVYISELAPPSRRGRVVGSQQWAITWGILIMYYISYGCSFLDGPQAFRVPWALQMIPALILGLGLVFLPESPRWLAKHDRWEETQAVLTLVHGKGDPNSPFIKLEMDEIRQMIEFDRQNSDVSWAELFKPKMLNRLHIGIFTQIWSQLTGMNVMMYYITFCFGMAGLSGNINLIASSIQYVINVLMTVPALLFMDRWGRRPMFVFGAVLMSAWMFANAGLMATYGEPAPPGGVDGIAEQSWKISGSPAWAVIACTYLFVASYAPTWGPASWVYPPEIFPLRIRGKAVALATSSNWIFNFALSYFVPPAFVNIQWKVYLIFGVFCATMAIHTFFLFPETAGKTLEDVEEMFMTGVPAWKTKVEYSSTRRAERGELDSEKKAGLEHSPVRVENADVKA; the protein is encoded by the exons ATGTATCAAATTGGCAACATTTACGGCATCACCGCCATTGCTGTTATTGGCGGGGGGCTGTTTGGCTTCGACATTAGCTCTATGAGCGCAAT CCTGCCAACTCAACAGTACCGATGTTACTTCAACCAAGGTCCTTCAGGCCCGCCTTTCACCGGCCCTGAAGAGAAATGTTCTGGCCCTACTGCTGATGTTCAGGGTGGTATAACAGCAGC CATGCCAGGTGGCTCTTTCGTGGGCGCGCTCGTATCCGGCTACCTCACAGACAAGCTTGGCCGTAAAAAGGCTATCCAGATTGGCTGTCTGATCTGGATCATCGGCTCTATCATCTCTTGCGCAGCACAGAATATCGGGATGCTAATCGGTGGCCGTTTCATCAATGGTCTTTCTGTCGGCATCTGCTCGGCTCAGGTCCCAGTCTACATCTCCGAACTTGCACCACCTTCACGACGTGGCCGTGTCGTCGGATCACAGCAATGGGCAATCACATGGGGCATCCTAATCATGTATTACATCTCATATGGATGTAGTTTCTTGGATGGTCCCCAGGCATTCCGTGTACCATGGGCACTTCAAATGATCCCCGCTCTGATACTCGGTTTGGGCCTCGTGTTCCTGCCAGAG AGTCCCAGATGGCTTGCCAAACATGACCGATGGGAAGAGACTCAAGCTGTTTTAACCCTAGTTCACGGTAAAGGCGACCCGAACAGCCCGTTCATCAAGCTAGAGATGGACGAAATCCGCCAGATGATCGAGTTCGACCGACAAAACTCCGACGTATCCTGGGCCGAACTTTTCAAGCCAAAGATGCTTAATCGCCTCCACATCGGTATATTCACACAAATTTGGTCGCAATTGACAGGAATGAACGTGATGATGTACTACATAACTTTTTGCTTCGGGATGGCAGGTCTCAGCGGGAATATAAATCTCATCGCCAGCTCGATTCAGTATGTAATTAACGTTCTGATGACGGTTCCGGCTTTGCTTTTTATGGACCGCTGGGGTCGTCGCCCTATGTTTGTATTTGGAGCCGTTCTCATGTCGGCTTGGATGTTCGCAAATGCAGGTCTTATGGCGACGTACGGAGAACCAGCGCCACCGGGAGGTGTCGACGGAATCGCGGAGCAATCTTGGAAAATCAGTGGATCCCCTGCTTGGGCTGTGATTGCTTGCACGTATCTCTTCGTGGCATCGTATGCACCAACTTGGGGTCCAGCGTCCTGGGTGTATCCTCCGGAAATCTTCCCGCTGCGCATCCGCGGCAAGGCTGTTGCGCTTGCGACATCGAG CAACTGGATCTTCAACTTCGCCCTCTCCTATTTTGTACCGCCAGCGTTCGTCAACATACAGTGGAAAGTTTACCTGATTTTCGGCGTTTTCTGTGCGACAATGGCAATTCACACGTTTTTCCTCTTCCCAGAGACTGCCGGGAAGACGCTTGAGGACGTGGAGGAGATGTTCATGACTGGTGTGCCGGCATGGAAGACCAAGGTTGAATACAGCAGTACCCGCCGTGCTGAGCGCGGTGAGCTCGACTCAGAGAAGAAGGCCGGTCTTGAGCATAGCCCAGTGAGAGTCGAGAATGCGGACGTCAAAGCATGA